TCGCGTATAATAGCTATCATAAGCAAATTACAATCTTtacatatttttagaaaaataaaatttagaatcaaaTATGAACATGCTCAGAaaactaatatatttttaacatgttattatattttgtatctatcatctaatttaataaataaactcGGTCACCAACCATTTATATAAATGACACCAAAAGTGATATATACTTTTGTTTAAatgaatttatatataaaattaatcctataaattaataacacaaaattaTCTAGAATATATCAAATATTCATACATAAACTCTCTTACGcatagattaaaaaattaaaagataaaatagatTTACAAAACAACCTTTGTTTTCGTGCAGAGCtacttatatatttattatctattagagtaaaggatatttttgtttCTGACCTTTTTTTTCACAGATATTTTCGActtcaaacaataaaaaatacattaaaatcaCTAACCTTTGAAAAATATGGACATTTATGTCCTTCCATTGAATTCAGCCGTTTGCACTGGACGGAAAAAGTTGAGCTGGCAGAGGTGGCACTGAGATGGCACGTAACAGATGCCAGGTGGCATGGAGCATTTCGTAACAGGACGTATAAGTCCTTGGAGACGGAGCATTTCGTAACAGGACGTATAAGTCCCTGGAGacgaaaacgacgccgtttcatCTCCTTCCCCATCtgcccttttcttcttccttcatcCCTTTTCCcttccattcttcttcctcagccCCTGCCTCCATCACCGCCGCACAGCCGCACCTCCGTCAACCACCATCAATGCCGGCGACCTCCTCTTTCCTCTCTTTTCGcgtcttcttccctttctcactcCCTTACTCCCATTAGTCTCTCTCTCCTCACCCTCCTTCCACCCACCGTTCGTCTGCGACAACCTTCTCAGCGACCCACTACCGCCGCGCTGCCGCCTCTCTGCAAAAATTAGTCTCAAATCTCGAGGGGTTAGGGTTTTCCTCCGCACCAACAATAATGAACAGTGTCCGATCGGGATCCTCGAACCTCTGCATAAATGACACTCTCATTGACGACGAGCTTCTTTCGATCCTGGCAATGGTTTCACATGCTTGCTCGAATTGGACCTTGCCCAGTCCGTTTCGCGGTCGTTCTATCCCGACGTCACCGATTCCGACCTTGATGTCATTGCCAATGGTTTCACATGCTTGAGGGTCCTCAATTTGCATAATTGTAAAGGTgaactcttttttcctttttttacccatgttatttttgtttgttttgcgAGAAAACCGTTGAAATTGGCCTTTGGGATGTTGCTTTTCTTCTGATGGAGAGTGAAAATTTCAATGAGATTCACATGGAATGTTTTTTACTTTTCCCCTTCATAGATCAAGGAGAAGGACACTGCATGGTTTGTCAAGTTCTGCGTTCCCTGGTGCAAGTATTGGTAATTGATTCATTCATTCTCTTAACTGCTTTTATATTGTTGAGCTAAGAGTGATTTCTAAGCTGTAAAATGATGATGCTTATTATTACAGTAAGAACTTGGGGACGTTGTGGGATGATTTAGGAAAAGCAATTGAAGAAACTGATGAAATAGAGATTGAAAAAGTGGATTGCGGTGATCATCAAAGGAGCTTTGTGGCATATGCTTATAATGTAGTGTCGCATGTTTCTTAAAATCTCATGCTATGTTTGAGTCTACTCTGCACTCTGCTTCTACATTTATGAGTTCAATGATTGATATATTTTGTTCTTGTAAAATTCTAAATTGCATTTGACAGTTAATTGAGTATCAACGCTGTCAAGACACAAGTGCGTGAatggagaaa
The Arachis duranensis cultivar V14167 chromosome 5, aradu.V14167.gnm2.J7QH, whole genome shotgun sequence genome window above contains:
- the LOC107488404 gene encoding protein disulfide-isomerase 5-1-like, with protein sequence MNSVRSGSSNLCINDTLIDDELLSILAMVSHACSNWTLPSPFRGRSIPTSPIPTLMSLPMIKEKDTAWFVKFCVPWCKYCKNLGTLWDDLGKAIEETDEIEIEKVDCGDHQRSFVAYAYNVVSHLIEYQRCQDTSSRNVDSLKNFVLEEADKATTNAQAQQLDSDREL